The Acidobacteriota bacterium DNA segment ACACGCCGTGTCGTCATTGCCGAAACGCCCACGCGGTACCTGCTCGTCCCGCTCGACTGGACGCGCGGTCCGGCCGCGGACGTCGAGCCGGCCGTGGTTGAGCGCGGCGTACCCCATCCCGCCATCGACGCGGCGCTCAACCTGCCCACGCTCCAAGGCACGCGCCGATGGCTCCGCTTTCCAAGCTACGAAGTGGTGCCCGGGCCAGAAGGCGGTTATCGGGTGATCATTCGCGACGCGCGGTTCTCGGTGGGCACCCCAAAAGGATTCGGCGTCATTGCAATCGTCGATCTGGATCGACAACTGAGGCCGGTCGTCGCGCCTGCGGAGAAACAATGACCCGTCTTGCCCTCTACCTGCTCGGCTGCGCCATCGCCTTCGCCGCACGTCCGCTCATCGCGCTCAGATATCGCATCGAGTTCAAGGGCCTCGAGACGCTCGCCAAGGCGGATGCTCGCGGCATCCTCTTTCTGCCGAATCACGCCGCCCTGGTCGATCCCGTCATTCTCGTCGCGTGGTTGTTTCCCCGTTTCAAGCTGCGCCCGCTCGCCGACGAGTACCAGGTCGGTCGCACGGCGCTCGGGAAAGTCGTGAAAGTCTTCGGCACCCGCATTCTGCCCAACATGGAACTCAGGGGAGCTGCCGCGCGCGAGGGCATGAAGAAGGCCGTCGCTGATCTGATCGACGGACTCCGGTCAGGGGAGCGCATCTTGCTCTACCCCGCCGGGCGGATCAAGCGGCAACTCCTCGAGGATCTCGGGAGCGCCAGTGGTGTTGAGACGATCGTCAAGGCCATTCCGGACGTCCGGATCATCCTGATGCGCCACGACGGCCTCTGGGGCAGCTCGTTCAGCTGGGCGGCGACGGGCCGCGTTCCCCCGTTTGGCACGATCCTCATGGAAGGGGTGAAGCACCTGCTGAAGAACGGCATCTTCTTCATGCCCCGGCGCCGCGTGACGATCGAGTGCGTCGAACCGGCCGATTTTCCGCGGCGGGGCAGCCGGTCGGCGATGAATCGGTACATGGAAGCGTTCTACAACGCGAAGACGTCCCGCAACACGTATGTTCCCTACCGATTCTGGGAATCCGGCGGGCCGCAGATCCGGCCCGAGCCGGTTCACGAGCTGCCACGGGCTGACGCCTCGCCGGTCGCGCCCGTCGTCAGGAACGCGGTACTCGCGCATCTGGCCGAGATGTCGGGACGCCAGGACCTCACCATGTCGCACGTGCTGGCGCGCGATGTCGGCCTCGACAGCCTCGCGCTCGCCGAACTGGTCACGTGGATTCAAGCCGAGTTTGGCTTCTCTGTCGGCACGCCGGAGAGCCTGGTGACGGTCGGCGATGTGGCGCTGGCGGCCGCCGGACGCGGTGTGTCGGCCGTCGTACCGGCGGACCTGCCGCCGATGGCCGCGAACTGGTTCACCGACGCCGACAACCGCACGCGGCTCGCGCTGCCGGCGAGCCGCACCCTGATGGACGCGTTCCTCGTCCAGGTCTCCGCGCGGCCGAGGCAGCCGATCGTGGCCGACCAGAAGAGCGGCGTCCGGACTTACCGGGATCTGGTCACGGCGATCTTTGCGCTGAAGCCGATCATCGAGAAGCTGCCGGGCGAGTACGTCGGCATCATGATGCCCGCCTCGGTCGGCGCCGCGGTGCTCACGCTGACGACGCTCGCGTGCGGCAAGACGGCGGTGATGGTCAACTGGACCGCCGGCATGCGCACGATTCGTCAGTCGCTCGACTCGCTGGGTGTCGGCACGGTGATCACACCGCGGGAGCTGACGACCAAGCTGACCGGACTCGGCACCGACCTGACGGAGATTCAGGACCGGCTCCTGTATGTCGAAGATCTGATCGCGTCGCTCGGTCCGCTGGACAAGCTCATCGCGGCCATTCGCGGATCCGTCGGCCGTCGGTCGCTCGCCAGGGTGCCGCAGCGAGAGGTCGCCGTCGTGCTGTTTACGAGCGGTTCGGAGAACGTCCCCAAGGCGGTGCCGCTGACGCACGCCAACCTGCTCACCAATGTCGGCGACATCCTGACCATGGGACAGCTGGAGGAACGGGACGTGCTGCTGGGATTACTGCCGCCGTTCCATTCATTCGGCCTGACGGCCACGCTGCTGCTTCCGCTCTGCATCGGCATGCGCACCGCCTATCACCCCAATCCGACCGAGGCGGCGCTCATCGCGCAAAAGATCGACGCCGCCCGCGCCACCGTGATCTTCGCGACGCCGACGTTTCTCGCCGGCATCGTCCGGGCGGCGGGGCCGCGACAGCTCGACTCGCTTCGGCTCGCGGTCACCGGCGCCGAGAAGTGTCCGACCCAGCTGTACGACGCGCTGCGCACGCGAGTGCCGGGCGCGATCATTCTCGAAGGATATGGCATCACGGAATGTTCGCCGGTCGTCTCGGTGACCCCGATGGACGCGCCCGTGCCCGGCAGCGTCGGACGGCTCTTGCCGAGGGTCGAGGGCGTCGTGGTCAATCTCGACGTCACCCGGCGCGCGGCTCCCGACGAGACCGGAATGCTGCTGGTTCGCGGTCCGAGCGTGTTTGGCGGGTACCTGCATTACACCGGCGAATCGCCGTTTGTGGAGTTCGAGGGCCGCTCATGGTACCGCACGGGCGACCTGGTGAGCGCGACCGCCGACGGCACGCTCTACTTCCAGGGACGCCTCAAGCGCTTCGTCAAGCTGGGTGGAGAGATGATCTCGCTGCCGGCGATTGAGTCGGCCCTGCAGAAGCACTTTGCCCAGCCAGGCGATGAGGGCCCGGTCATTGCCATCGATGCACTCGGCGACCCCGAGAGCCCGGACATCGCACTCTTCACGCGCGCGCCGGCGGATCGGTCGCACGTCAACGCACTCATCAAGGAGGCTGGCCTGAGCGCGCTCCACAACATCCGGCAGATCGTGCAGGTCGACGCGATTCCCGTGCTCGGCACCGGGAAGACCGACTACCGCACGTTGAGAGCCCAACACTCCGGATATCATCACTCCCAGAGTTGATGACTCCCGGAGTGATTAGGACATTCGCCGGATTGAGGCACCACTACAGTGTCACCTGGACGCCGGCGAGCCGGCTGGCCACGCGGCTGATGTCGCCTCGGCTGGACAGGTCGAGCACGCCGGCGCGCATCCGTGCCACGGCAAACCTGACGCCCGCGTCGCGCTGCGCAAGGCGCACGGCGTCAGGAATCTCGAGCTCGCCCCGCGATGAGGGCTTCACCCGCCGGCACGCGTCCAGCACGTCGCGGGTGAACCGCCAGCAATTCATGCTGAGAAACACTTCGCCGCCGGACGACGCCAGCGTGGCTTCGTCCGGCTTCTCGATCACGTCCACCAGCGAATCGTCAGGCGCGATACGCACGATGGCGAACTGGCGAACGCGGTCGGCCTCAACATTGCTTTCGCGGACCATTGCGTCCCGCTCGAATGCCACCAATCCGGCTCCCTGCATGCGGACGAGCGCGCGGAATGCGTCCACCGGGTAGTAGTTGTCGGAATTCAGCACCAGGAAGTCTTCGTTCCCGACGATCGGCGCGGCGGCTGTCACGGCGTCGGCTGTGCCGAGCGGCCGCTCCTGGACGGCGAAGCTGATGCGAACGCGGGTCGGCGCCACGGTCTCGGTGTAGTAGCGCCGCACGGCGTCGTGCTCGGGCCCAATCACCAGACAGACGTGGCGCACCCCGGCGTCGGCCAGCGCACTCAGGACAAAGTCGAGAAACGGCCGGCCGATCGGGATCATCGCCTTGACGCCCGTCGCGGCGACGCGCGACTGTTCGTCTCCCACTCCCTCCGCGTGTTCGTCTCGACGCATCCGCGTCCCGAGGCCGCGCGCCAGAATCACCGCGCATGGTGGTGTCATCAGCGGGTTCTCCACAAATGGCCTGTCGTTACCGGCCGTCTGCCGGCGTGAGCCGCCGGCACATCAGTCGTTCCGACGCGCCCTCGATGATGAAATCCGGCAGCTCGCCCACCTGCACGAATCCCTCGCGCTCGTACAGGGCTTTCGCCCGGAGGTTGAACGACGACACGCAGAGGAACAGATGCCGGGCACGCGTCGCGAAGCGCTTCGCGACAAACGCGATCATGGCTCGGCCCACGCCGCGCGACCGGAACGCGTCGGCAACCGCGATCGAGACGACGTAGGGGGCGCCGGCGATTCCCTGCGGGCGAACCAGGACGAATCCGCACCGCCCACCGTCGATTTCGGCAATATGCAGTTCGTCCAGAGGATGCCAGCACGATGCCAGGCAGGCGTCGTACGGGCGCCGCAGCGTCAACCAGGGCTCCGATGCCGCCATCAAGGAGGCGGCCCATTCCCGGTCGCCATCACGAGCGCTCCTGATAGCCATGTTGTCCATGAGCACTCCGACGCCACACCAGACCGTGTCCGCCCGACTATAATCTGCGACGGAGTCCGTCGCGTCTCGCGCGCCGGCGTCGGGGGCGCAACGCGCACGCGCAAAAGGAGGCCAGTCGATGGGACGTCCGCCACAAGTGACCGGTTCGGGCATCGCGCCGCGCCGCAGGATACCCTATTCGCGGGCCTGGAACATCATTGCGCGAACGGTTCATCTTGCGGCCACCGGCACGCTGCTCGGGGGGCACGTCTTCGGTGTGCCGGCCCTCCGCCTCGAGACGGCGCTGTGGCTGGCCATCGGCAGTGGCGCGGCAATGATTGCGCTCGAAATGTGGGCATCGGTCCACTGGGCGCATCAGGGATGCGCGCTGATGCTCTACGCGAAGCTGGGGCTGCTCTGCCTGATTCCGTGGTGGTGGAGCTATCGGGTGCCCATCCTGCTGGCGGTCGTCGTCATCGCGTCGATCGGCGCACACGCGCCGCGGACGATTCGCCACTACTCCATCATCTTCCGGCGCGTGATGGCCGAGCCTACTTCTTCAGTTTGAACAGATCCAGCACCTGGGCCCGCGGCCGTGTTCCGGCACCGAGCTCCTGCTGTCTGGCGCGGGCGGTTCCCTCGAACGTCGGGCTCGGCGTGCCTTTTCTGTAGAAGACGCCCGTATAGAGCTTTTCGCCGTATTGCTGCGCCAGCCCCATCGCCGCCAGGCTGTTCGACGCATCGTGGTTCAGCGATTCCAGCGGCTGCATCAGCGCCTTCTGCGCCTTGAGCTGCTGATCGTCCATGCCATAGGTGACGCACGGAGACTGGACGTTGATGAAGGCGAATCCGGGGAAGCGGATCCCCTCTTCGATCACCTTCGCCAGGCCGCTCATGTCGGCCGGCGTGCCCTGCGCCACGAACTCCGCGCCGTAGCCGAGCACGTAGAGCAGCGGGTTGACGGGCGCTTCGATCGAGCCGTACATGGATGTCACCGAGACCAGCCCCCGCCGTGAGGTCGGCGAGAGCTGCCCCTTGGTGAGGCCGTAGATCTGGTTGTCCATCACGATGTAGGTGAGATCGACATTGCGGCGAATCGCATGCGCGACGTGTCCGCCGCCGATCGAGAAGCCGTCACCGTCGCCGCCGGCCACCAGCACGAGCAGATCCGGGTTGGCGAGCTTGATGCCCTGCGCGATCGGCAGCGCCCGTCCGTGCACGGTGTTGAACCCGTACGCGGTCGTGTAGCCGGGAATCCGGCTGGAACATCCGATGCCTGACACGAACGCGATCTCGTGCGGCGGGCGGCCGATGTTCGCCAGCGCGCGATAGATGGCCTGCACCACGCCGAAGTCGCCGCAGCCCGGACACCAGATGGGCTTCAGGTCGCTCTTGTAGTTCTTGGCCGTATAGTCCTGAATCGGTCTCGTCGTTGCTGTCGTGCTCATACCGAGGTCCTCTCTCCGAAACGTCCTTCGCCGAAATCCCTACACCTCTGACGGTTCGCGGTCCTTGCCCTGCTGAAGCGCCAGCGTGATCTGTTTGAGACGGTCGACCACTTCGAGCGGTGTGATCGGATTCGACCCGCTCTTGGCCAGTGTCTGCATGCCGGACGGTACATCGACGAACATGCGAATCAGGCGGAACAGCTGCGCCTGGTGGTTCTGCTCCACCACCAGACCCCGTTTGACCGACAGGAAAAAGTCCGCGTAGATGGCTTCCGACACCGGGTACATCAGCTTCGGCACCAGCAGCTTGACCTTCAGGCCCTGCTGCTGGGCGATCTGCAGTGCCTCGATGGCGACGCCTGCCACGCTGCCCCAGCTGATGAGCGCAATGGGCGCATCCGGCGGGCCGTCGATGATGAACAGGTCCCGCCGATCGAGCAGCGGCCGGAACTTCCGGAGACGCTTCTCGTTCATCCTGGAGTGCATCTCGCCGCTGGCAGTCGGCGCGCCAGGTTCATTGTGCTCGATGCCCGACGCGAGGTAGTTTCCGCCGGGCATGCCCGGATGGCTGATGGGACTGATGCCCGATTCGGTGAACCGGAATCGCACGTACTTCTCGAGTTCCTGGGCACCGGGGACCCGACGATTGATGATGTGCACCTGGCTGGCATCGATCGGCTCGGCCGTCTCCTTGCGCTGGCCCACTTCCTGGTCCGACAGGATGATGACCGGGCTCTGGTACTGCTCGGCGATATTGAAGGCCTCGATGGTGATGCCGTACATGTCCTCGGCGCTGACTGGCGCCAGCACCGGTCGGATCACGTCGCCGTGGGCGGAAAATACGGCCTGAAACAGATCGGACTGCTCGGCCTTGGTGGGAATGCCGGTCGATGGGCCGCCTCGCTGCACATTGACGCACACCAGCGGCAGTTCGGCGATGCTGGCCAGACCCAGCATCTCGGTCTTGAGCGACATGCCCGGCCCCGACGTCGCCGTCATCGCCTTCTTGCCCGCGAACGACGCGCCAACCACCGCGCCGATACCCGCGATCTCGTCTTCGGCCTGCATCACCGTCCCGCCGTACTTCCAGATTTCGCGCGAAAGGAACTGCATGATTTCGGTCGAGGGCGTAATCGGGTACCCCGCGAAGAAATCACAACCCGCCACGATCGCCGCCGCGGCGCAGAGGTCGTTTCCGTCCACCACGAATTTCGCCGACGCCTTGGCGGGCGGCGCCATCTTCCGATCCGAGGTCAGCGGGTGCGCCGACGCATATTCGAAACCGGCGTGAAACGCCTTGACGGCCTTGTCGATGATCTCGGCGTCCTTCTTGGCAAGACGCTTGCGGATGCCCGCCATCATCGGCTCGCGCGCGATGCCGAGCCACCCGGCCATCAGTCCGAGGACGACGGTGTTCTTCGCGCGTTCGCTGCCGCCAGTCTCGCGCGCCATCTGTTCGATCGGCACGGCGAGCACTTCGATCGGCTGGACACCCACGAGCGGAATCCTGTCGATCGGCACCTTCGTGATGCTGTCGTAGACCACCGTGGTGTGCCCCCCAACCGGGAGCTCTCCGCCGAAGCGGAGGAAATCGTCCCAGCTGAGCGCGACCGCGATATCGAGCGTGCCGCCGGTGTTCAACATCTTGGTGGTCGACAGGCGCAGGCGGAAGCTCGATTCGCCTCCGCGGATCTGGGGGCCGAAGCTCTTGGCGAGCACGCCGTGATACCCCTCAATCGCCGCTGCCGTCAACAGCGACTCACCAGCCGACACGATGCCGTCTCCGCCGGAGCCGGCCATACCAATTACGAGATCCGTGTTCATAAGAGTCCTGGAATCGAAGGTGGTTCCAACCGTCTGCGAAGCTCTTGGGCTGTGGGGGCCGAACGCCGAGCCTGCAGCAACTACCGTGGACAACCCCGGATGGGCCGACACGCGGGAACGTTAATAGCATAGCAAAGAATGTCGGCGTCGCGCACGCGGTCGATCAAAGATCGGGACTATTTGGCTGCGTCATCCGCCGGCCACAGCCACGCGGCACCGCGGACGCCGCTCGCATCCCCATGCTTCGGAGGCAGCACTTTCGTGTCGACGCGATCGGTAAATACCCACCGACCCAGCAGCGGCGGAACGTGCGCATACAGTCGCTCGAGTTTCGACACTCCCCCGCCGAGCACGATGACATCAGGATCCAGCAGGTTGATCACCCCGGAGAGCGCTCGGGCCATCCGCTCTTCGTAGCGCTGCAGCGTGGCCTCGGCGGCGGCGTCCGATCGGCGGGCCCGCTCGACAATCGTCTCGGCCGAGACGCATTCACCGGTGTAGCACTCATGGTCCCTGGCCAACCCCGGACCGGACAGAAAGCTCTCGATGCACCCGTGGCGCCCGCAATAACACGGCGGCCCTGGCCATTCGTCCGGCATCGGCCACGGCATCGGATTGTGCCCCCACTCCCCCGCGACCGCGTTCGGCCCCGTCACGACCCGGCCGTGCACCACGATGCCGCCGCCGGTCCCGGTGCCCACGATCACACCGAAGACGACAGCTGCCCCGGCGCCTGCGCCATCCGACGCTTCCGACAGCGCGAAGCAGTTCGCGTCATTGGCGAGACGGACCCGGCGGCCCAGCCGCGCGGCAAGGTCCTGCTCAAACGGCCGGCCGATCAGCCAGACCGAATTGGCGTTCTTGATCAACCCGGTTGCCGGAGAAATCGTACCGGGAATCCCGACGCCGACTGTGCCGGGCTCCCCGGCTTCCTGCTCGAGACCGGCCACCAGATCGGCAATCGCCGCCACTGTCCCCGGATAGTCGCCGCGGGGAGTGGGAACTCGGCGGCGGGCCAGCACGCCGCCATCCCGGCCGAGTGCAATCCCCTCGATCTTAGTCCCGCCCATATCGATCCCGAGCCGAATCATGCGTCCTCCATGGCACCGGTCCGAACCCGATCCGCGAGCCACCCTGGATCCGGCGCTCCTGCTATGATACGAGTATGGCGCTCAGCGAGCGGGACTTCTACATCGAGAAACCAGAGACCAAGCCGGCCGCTTACACGTGTCCTCACTGCAAGCGGCGGAACGAATACCAGCTGCGGTGGATTCGACGGATCAAGAAGGACCGGTTGCCGCCTGGCGCCGACGAACGCGATCGCGCGATGTTCCCCAAACTGCGCAGCTACATGATCCGCACCGACGACCTGATCGTGTGCAGCACGTGCCGGCGCAGGTTCGAAGTCCCCTCCCATCAGTCGCTTGTCTTCCTGTCGGATAGCCAGATGCCGTCCGGGAAGCCGCTCGACCCCGACGACGACAATTTCGGCAACCGGTAGTTCGGGCGCGATGAATCGCGCCGCTCCGATCAACGCCCTCACGGTCACCCGTAGGGGCGCAATTCATTGCGCTCGTCCGAGCATCTTCTCCATTCGCCGCCGCACGTCGGCCGCCAGCCGGTCGCGATCTTCGAATCCAAGCCCCGTGGTCGGCACCGGCTCGCCAATCCTGACGAGAACGCGGCCCGGCGTCGCATAGAACCGTCCCCGCGGCATCGCACGATCCGACCCGATAATGGCAATCGGCACCACCGGCACCTGCGCCTTGATCGCCATCACGAAGCCGCCCTTCTTGAACGGCAGCATCTGGTCGGTCCGGCTGCGCGTCCCTTCGGGAGCGAGCAAGAACGACTCTCCCGCCTTGAGATGCTCAACCGCCAGATCGACGGCCTCAATGGCGCGATCGCGCCTGGTCCGCTCGACCGGCACGAAGCCGGCCGTCCGAAGCACCATCCCGAGAACAGGAATCCTGTTCAGCTCGGCTTTGTAGAGGGCGCGTAACTTCGGGCAGTTCGGCAGGATCAGCTCAAACACGATCATGTCCACGTGGCTGCGGTGGTTGATGCAGTACACCGAGGGCCGGTCGGCCCGCACATGATCGAGGCCTTCGACCGTCACGCGGATGCCAAAGATCTGGCGGGCGGTCATCGCGGCAAACCGCCCGAGCACCGGCAGGGGGCGGACCCATCCAGTCGCCCAGGCCAACAGCAGCGCCGGCGGGCCGATCAGTCCGACGAAGAGGCACAGGTAGACGTAGGCCGCACACGAGCGAAACCAGGCAACAAGGATCATGGCGAATCACCAGCGTGCACCAGCCGGCACGTGGCCGGCATGTTACTTCACTTACGGACTCCGGCTTCTTCGGATCCATCGACATCCGGATCCATCGAGCACGACTGACGGGAATCGGTCACGCCCGGCTCGATCAGGACCCATGCCACGTGGTATCGTCTTTGCTAGGTACGCAAGCCGTCCGGCTGGACCGCCAAGTTCCCGGCAGTGCTGGCCTCTAACCATTCCCGTTGTCTCCGGAGCCTCACCCGTGCACCGAATCTTGAGCAAGGACATTCTGGCCCCAGATGTGGCGCGATTCTGGATCGAGGGCGCCCACATCGCCCGCAAGCGAAAGCCCGGGCAGTTCGTGATTGTCAGAACATCCGAGGACGGCGAACGCATCCCGCTCACCATCGCGGACGTCGACAAGCAGCGCGGGGCGATTTCCATCATCGTCCAGGGCGTGGGCAAGTCGACCAAGCAATTGAACGCGCTGAACGTCGGCGATGCCATTCTCGACGTGGCGGGTCCGCTCGGCAGGGGCACCGAGATCCATCCCAACGCCAGGGTCTGCTGCATCGGCGGCGGGATCGGCACGGCGGTGGTTTATCCCATCGCGTGCGGGGCCAAAGCGCTGCACGGTCAGGTGGTGGCGATCGTCGGCGGCCGGACAAAGGATTTCGTCATCCTCGAGAAGGAGCTCCGCGCGGTAGTCGATCGCGTCATCGTCACGACCGACGATGGGTCCGCCGGCGCCAAGGGGCTGGTGACCGACGCCCTGCGGGGACTGCTCGCCGAGGGCGCGACCTTCGACGAGGTAGTCGCGGTGGGTCCTCTGCCGATGATGAAGGCTGTCGTCGCGCTGACCAAGCCGCTCGGCATCAAGACCACGGTGAGTCTGAATCCGCTGATGGTGGATGGCACGGGCATGTGTGGCGGGTGCCGCGTCTCGGTCGGCGGCGAACAGAAGTTCGTCTGCGTCGACGGCCCCGAATTCAACGGGCACCTGGTGGACTTTGACGAACTGGGCGCGCGGCTGCGGGCGTACCGCGAGCAGGAAGCCGAATCGCTCAGACTCTACAATGAACGCGTGGCCTGCCAGGCCATCTCGAACTGACCCCCGTGGCCGCGCTTCAGGCGGGCCCTCTTTGACGAGCGTTGCTGTTCCATGGCCAAGAAGATTACGCAGAAGACAAAGAATGCGATGCCGCTGCAGGATGCGGTCGCGCGCGCCCACAACTTCGAGGAGGTCGCCCTGGGCTACCCGGTCGACCTGGCGGTGCTCGAGGCGCAGCGTTGCATCCAGTGCAAGAACTACCCGTGTGTCTCCGGCTGCCCGGTCGAGATCGACATCCCGAAGTTCATTCAGGAGGTCGCGGAGCGCAACTTCGAGGGCGCCTTCAAGACCCTCATGGACCGCAATGTGCTGCCCGCGATCTGCGGCCGCGTCTGCCCGCAGGAAGAACAGTGCGAGGTCAAGTGCACGCTGGGTGTGAAGTTCGAGCCCGTCGCCATCGGCCGGATTGAGCGGTTCGTCGCCGACTACGCGTCGCTGTTAAAGTTTGCCGACGACACGCCGCCGGCGCCGCCGACCGGCCACAAGGTCGCGGTGGTGGGATCCGGGCCGGCCGGCCTCACGGTGGCCGCCGACCTCGCCAAGATGGGCCACGGCGTCACGATCTTCGAGGCGCTGCACAAGGCGGGCGGGGTGCTCGTTTACGGCATCCCCGAATTCAGGCTGCCGAAGGCGATCGTCGCGGGCGAAATTGAAGCATTGAAGCGCATCGGCGTGGAGATCAAGACCAATCACGTCATCGGCCAGATCTTCACGGTCGACGAACTGTTCACCGAACTCGGGTTCGAGGCGGTCTTTATCGCGACCGGCGCGGGCCTGCCGACGTTTCCGAAAATCCCCGGCATCAACCTGATCGGCGTGTACTCGGCCAACGAGTACCTCACCCGCTCGAATCTGATGAAGGCGTACCTGTTCCCCGTCTCGGACACACCGACGATTCGGGGAAAGAACGTGGCGGTCATCGGAGGAGGCAATACGGCCATGGACGCGGTGCGCACGGCCCTGCGGCTGGGGGCGGACAACGCGTATCTGGTCTACCGCCGCACGCGCCGGGAGATGCCGGCCCGCCGAGAAGAAGTCGAGCACGCCGAGGAAGAGGGCGTCCAGATCATGATGCTCGCCGCGCCGACGGCGATTCTCGCCGACGAACATTCGCGGGTGCGCGCCATGCGCTGCATCAGGATGGAGCTGGGCGAGCCGGATTCCTCGGGCAGGCGCAGCCCGGTGCCGCAGAAGGGCTCGGAATTCGACATCGAGGTCGATACCGTCGTCTTCGCGATCGGCCAGGGGGCCAACCCGTTGATCCGCAATACCACGCCGGATCTTCCGGTCAACAAGTGGGGCAACATCCTCGCCGACGATGCGACGGGAGCGACGCAGAAGCCGGGCGTCTTCGCGGGTGGTGACATTGTCACCGGCGGTGCGACCGTGATTTCGGCGATGGGGGCGGGACGCAAAGCGGCACGGGCAATCGACCGGTATCTGAAGAACCCTTCGGCTGACGGCTATTCGCCGACGGACGTGTAACTGCGCTGAACAGCGAGACGAGGATGAGGCACCAAGGTGCTTCGCTCCGCGTCCCCGCTCACTCAAGCGCACCAAAAGGCACCTTGCCGGGGCTCGTCGCCGGCCTTACGGTTGCGCTCTTCGCGCCGACAGTCCCGGCCCTCACGGTGCGTCTTGCGAACTGACGCTGTCGGCTTGGTTCGAGGGGCCGCTTCGCAAATCACCTTGGTACCTACTCTCCTCCTCGCTTGTCACTTCTCACTTCTCTGACCCGCTTCCCCGACCTGTCGTACAATCTCCCCATGGATGACGACCGCCCGCCATCGCCGAAACTGGCGCCGAAGCTGCTGCTGTCGATGCCGCAGTTGATCGAGCCGGATTTCCGCCATACCGTCATCCTGTTGTGTGAGCACAGCGAGGATGGCGCGTGGGGACTCGTGCTCAACCGCCCGACGGGCAAGACGGCGGCCAGCGTGGTCGATTTCGTGCCGCCGCTCGCTGGAGACAGTGGCATCGAAGTCTGGCTCGGGGGACCCGTGGAGCCAGAGCGCGGTGCACTGCTGCTTCCCGAAGAGCCTCCGGGAGGGGACGTGTTCGAGGTGAGCACCGGCGTCTTCGTGTCGTCGTCGGCCGAACTGCTGAGGGAGCTGATCGAAGGGCCGCCAGTGGCCAATGCCCGCCTGCTGATGGGCTACGCCGGATGGGGGCCGCAGCAGCTGGACCGCGAACTGACCGAGTCGTCGTGGCTCATCAGCGATGTCACGCGCGACATCGTCTTCGACACCAGGCCCGCCGAGATGTGGGAGGCCGCGATTCGACGGCTGGGCGTTGATCCGGCGGCGCTTCAGACCAGTTCTGGCATTCACTAGGCCAAGCTGTTCTGCGACGTCATCCCTGCCCCCTGAAAGGATTCGTGGACGTCATGCCGCCTCAAGACCGGATGGCCGCCAGTTCGGTCGACCCGATTTTTCGTCCAAAGTCGATTGCCGTGATCGGCGCTTCGCGCCAGAAACATTCGATCGGATGGGAGATCCTGCACAACCTGCTCCTCTGCGAATTTCAGGGCGAGGTCGCGCCGGTCAATCCGGCCACGCCGGTCGTGCATAGCCTGCGGTGCCACACCTCGGTCGAGCAGATTCCCGGTCCCGTTGATCTGGCCATTCTGGTGGTGCCAAGCCGGTTTGCCCTCGAGGCGATGGAGTCGTGCGGCCGGAAGGGCGTCAAGGGCGTCATCGTGATCACCGCCGGCTTCAAGGAAGTCGGCGAGGCGGGCGCCCGACTGGAGCATGAGCTGTTTGGCATCGCCAGGAAGTACGG contains these protein-coding regions:
- a CDS encoding 2-oxoacid:acceptor oxidoreductase subunit alpha, with translation MNTDLVIGMAGSGGDGIVSAGESLLTAAAIEGYHGVLAKSFGPQIRGGESSFRLRLSTTKMLNTGGTLDIAVALSWDDFLRFGGELPVGGHTTVVYDSITKVPIDRIPLVGVQPIEVLAVPIEQMARETGGSERAKNTVVLGLMAGWLGIAREPMMAGIRKRLAKKDAEIIDKAVKAFHAGFEYASAHPLTSDRKMAPPAKASAKFVVDGNDLCAAAAIVAGCDFFAGYPITPSTEIMQFLSREIWKYGGTVMQAEDEIAGIGAVVGASFAGKKAMTATSGPGMSLKTEMLGLASIAELPLVCVNVQRGGPSTGIPTKAEQSDLFQAVFSAHGDVIRPVLAPVSAEDMYGITIEAFNIAEQYQSPVIILSDQEVGQRKETAEPIDASQVHIINRRVPGAQELEKYVRFRFTESGISPISHPGMPGGNYLASGIEHNEPGAPTASGEMHSRMNEKRLRKFRPLLDRRDLFIIDGPPDAPIALISWGSVAGVAIEALQIAQQQGLKVKLLVPKLMYPVSEAIYADFFLSVKRGLVVEQNHQAQLFRLIRMFVDVPSGMQTLAKSGSNPITPLEVVDRLKQITLALQQGKDREPSEV
- a CDS encoding ROK family protein, which codes for MIRLGIDMGGTKIEGIALGRDGGVLARRRVPTPRGDYPGTVAAIADLVAGLEQEAGEPGTVGVGIPGTISPATGLIKNANSVWLIGRPFEQDLAARLGRRVRLANDANCFALSEASDGAGAGAAVVFGVIVGTGTGGGIVVHGRVVTGPNAVAGEWGHNPMPWPMPDEWPGPPCYCGRHGCIESFLSGPGLARDHECYTGECVSAETIVERARRSDAAAEATLQRYEERMARALSGVINLLDPDVIVLGGGVSKLERLYAHVPPLLGRWVFTDRVDTKVLPPKHGDASGVRGAAWLWPADDAAK
- a CDS encoding lysophospholipid acyltransferase family protein codes for the protein MILVAWFRSCAAYVYLCLFVGLIGPPALLLAWATGWVRPLPVLGRFAAMTARQIFGIRVTVEGLDHVRADRPSVYCINHRSHVDMIVFELILPNCPKLRALYKAELNRIPVLGMVLRTAGFVPVERTRRDRAIEAVDLAVEHLKAGESFLLAPEGTRSRTDQMLPFKKGGFVMAIKAQVPVVPIAIIGSDRAMPRGRFYATPGRVLVRIGEPVPTTGLGFEDRDRLAADVRRRMEKMLGRAQ
- a CDS encoding sulfide/dihydroorotate dehydrogenase-like FAD/NAD-binding protein, with the translated sequence MHRILSKDILAPDVARFWIEGAHIARKRKPGQFVIVRTSEDGERIPLTIADVDKQRGAISIIVQGVGKSTKQLNALNVGDAILDVAGPLGRGTEIHPNARVCCIGGGIGTAVVYPIACGAKALHGQVVAIVGGRTKDFVILEKELRAVVDRVIVTTDDGSAGAKGLVTDALRGLLAEGATFDEVVAVGPLPMMKAVVALTKPLGIKTTVSLNPLMVDGTGMCGGCRVSVGGEQKFVCVDGPEFNGHLVDFDELGARLRAYREQEAESLRLYNERVACQAISN
- the gltA gene encoding NADPH-dependent glutamate synthase — translated: MAKKITQKTKNAMPLQDAVARAHNFEEVALGYPVDLAVLEAQRCIQCKNYPCVSGCPVEIDIPKFIQEVAERNFEGAFKTLMDRNVLPAICGRVCPQEEQCEVKCTLGVKFEPVAIGRIERFVADYASLLKFADDTPPAPPTGHKVAVVGSGPAGLTVAADLAKMGHGVTIFEALHKAGGVLVYGIPEFRLPKAIVAGEIEALKRIGVEIKTNHVIGQIFTVDELFTELGFEAVFIATGAGLPTFPKIPGINLIGVYSANEYLTRSNLMKAYLFPVSDTPTIRGKNVAVIGGGNTAMDAVRTALRLGADNAYLVYRRTRREMPARREEVEHAEEEGVQIMMLAAPTAILADEHSRVRAMRCIRMELGEPDSSGRRSPVPQKGSEFDIEVDTVVFAIGQGANPLIRNTTPDLPVNKWGNILADDATGATQKPGVFAGGDIVTGGATVISAMGAGRKAARAIDRYLKNPSADGYSPTDV